The Acidobacteriota bacterium DNA window CGACGAACTGATACAGGGCTGCTCGGATTCCGTCTCGAATCGGTTGCCGTGCCGCCGGTCCGGGACTTGGGATTTAAGGCTTGCCCCGGCGGGAGCGATTTCTTATAGTGGACGCGAAGACAAACGCCCGCTGCTTTATCTTTTTGGGACTTGTAACCTTGGATTGATCCCCTCCAAAGGGCAAATTCGGTGGGAACAGCGCGGCGTTGCGCACAGAGGTGATGATTGTGAGTAGCGGGTATTCTCCATGTCGAGCATCCGTTATGCGGATATTAAAGAGAGGAAGGCATGAACATCTACGTGGGAAACCTGTCGCGCGACACCTCGGAGGAACAGCTTCGCCAGGCGTTTTCAAGCTACGGTGAGGCAAAAGAGGTGCACATCATAACTGACCGGTACAGCGGCGAGTCCAGGGGATTCGCGTTTGTCGAGATGCGCAGCAAAGAGGAAGGTCAGGCGGCAATTGCGGGCCTAAACGGAACTGAATTGAACGGTCGGACGTTGAACGTGAATGAAGCCCGACCGCGCGAGCGGGGCGGTGACCGCGGTGACCGCGGTG harbors:
- a CDS encoding RNA-binding protein, whose translation is MNIYVGNLSRDTSEEQLRQAFSSYGEAKEVHIITDRYSGESRGFAFVEMRSKEEGQAAIAGLNGTELNGRTLNVNEARPRERGGDRGDRGDRGHRGRGRW